A single Vigna radiata var. radiata cultivar VC1973A chromosome 8, Vradiata_ver6, whole genome shotgun sequence DNA region contains:
- the LOC106769746 gene encoding protein THYLAKOID FORMATION1, chloroplastic has protein sequence MAALTSLSFSAITHCPERKKLTFSSTPFLATSSDFFGLRTHFSNHHVGVRASNSTSNMVVQCLSSVTDAPTVSETKLNFLKAYKRPIPSIYNTVLQELIVQQHLMRYKRSYRYDPVFALGFVTVYDKLMEGYPSDEDRDAIFQAYIKALNEDPQEYRIDARKLEEWARVQNPSSLLEFSSKEGEVEGILKEIAERAAGKGEFSYNRFFAVGLFRLLELANATDPTILDKLCAALNINKRSVDRDLDVYRNLLSKLVQAKELLKEYVDREKKKRDERAEPQKANEAITTCLGEQLPGL, from the exons ATGGCGGCTCtcacttctctctctttctctgcaATCACTCACTGcccagaaagaaaaaaactaaccTTTTCCTCTACTCCTTTTCTCGCCACCTCTTCAGACTTCTTTGGCCTCCGCACTCATTTCTCCAACCACCATGTTGGCGTTCGAGCTTCCaactccacttctaacatggttgTTCAATGCCTGTCTTCTGTCACAG ATGCTCCCACTGTTTCGGAGACAAAGTTGAATTTCCTGAAGGCATATAAGCGACCAATTCCTAGTATCTACAACACAGTGCTGCAGGAGCTTATTGTGCAGCAACATTTAATGAGATACAAGAGATCATACCGCTATGACCCTGTGTTTGCTCTTGGTTTTGTCACTGTGTATGATAAACTCATGGAAGGGTATCCTAGTGATGAGGACCGAGATGCCATCTTCCAAGCCTACATTAAGGCGTTGAATGAAGATCCACAAGAATACAG AATAGATGCAAGGAAGTTGGAAGAGTGGGCTCGGGTTCAAAACCCAAGTTCCCTTCTTGAGTTTTCATCCAAAGAAGGAGAAGTTGAGGGGATTCTAAAGGAAATAGCAGAAAGAGCAGCGGGGAAAGGTGAATTCAGTTATAATCGTTTCTTTGCAGTTGGACTATTTCGTCTGCTTGAGTTGGCAAATGCTACGGATCCAACAATTTTGGACAAG CTTTGTGCGGCTTTGAACATCAACAAAAGAAGTGTTGATCGGGACTTGGACGTGTATCGCAACCTGCTCTCAAAGTTGGTTCAAGCAAAAGAGCTGCTGAAGGAGTATGTTGACAG ggaaaagaagaaaagggatGAAAGGGCTGAACCACAAAAGGCTAATGAGGCCATCACAACATGTTTGGGTGAACAACTTCCAGGCCTGTAG